The sequence below is a genomic window from Candidatus Cloacimonas sp..
AGGTCTGCGGAAGAACTAAGGCAAAGAATGAACATTAAACATTTGGTAGTTACCGTAGGCAGCGAAGGAATGTATGTTTTTTCAGGAAAAAAGCAAGTAAAACATCTTCCCAGTTTTGCTCGCGAGGTATATGATGTCTCCGGAGCGGGTGATACAGTTATAAGTGCTTTAACTTTGGCTTACTTATATGATTCAAACATTGATTCTGCCACTTTGATTGCTAATCATTCTGCAGCTGTGGCAGTTGCCAAAAAGGGAACTGCCAGTGTCACTACGGATGAAATAAGAGAAAGTTTCAATGCTGCAATCTAAAATCATACCCTATGCCAAAATGGATGAGTTAAGTAAGAACTTGCGCAACCAGGGAAAACGGATTATATTTACTAATGGTTGTTTTGATATTATACATTCAGGGCATATCCTCTATCTGGAAAATGCCAAAGCGATGGGAGATGTTCTGATTGTAGGACTTAATAGTGATGCATCGGTGAAAAGATTGAAGGGAATTAGCCGTCCTGTTAATGCTGAAGGAGATAGAGCTTTGGTCTTGGCAGCTTTGGAAATGGTTGATTATGTGTGTATTTTCGAACAAGATACGCCCTATGAACTGATTGGCATTATTAAACCTGATGTATTGGTGAAAGGTGGCGATTGGCAAGTGGAACAAATTTGCGGAGCTGATATTGTGCAAAGTTACGGAGGAAAAGTTTGTTCCTTGAATTATGAAAAAGGGATCAGCACTTCCGAAATTATTAAGCGCATAAAACAAGGAAATTAAAATGCTGGAAGAACCAGTTGAAGATAGCGGTATCGTAACAAAAGTGGAAGGTAACTGTGTTACCGTAGAAATCGAACGCGGGAAAAATTGCCAGGGTTGCAAAATGCAAGGACTGTGTTTTACGCAAAGTGAGCCAACCAAGTATGAATTAGTTACCGATCTACCTTTGCAAGTAAATGATAGAGTGCAGCTAAATATCTCACCTTTAGGAAGAACTTTGGTGTCTTTGCTAATTTTTGGGGTTCCCATCCTGTTTTTATTTGCGGGTTATTTAATTGCGTCGTTGTGGTTTATCGAAATTGTTGCGGCTCTAATCGGTTTTGCCGGAATGGCATTGTCTTTTCTGTTAATAAGGTTTATCGACAATAAATACGGAACTCATTTAAAGATAAGCATCGCGAGGAAACTGTGAAAATAAAACTGAACGAAATGGTCTTTTATGGTTATCATGGAGTCCAGGAAGAAGAAAGAACTTTAGGTCAGCGCTTTATCGTAAGTGTAACCCTATATACCAGTTCCAATATAGATAATCATATTCGCCATCTGGAAGATACGATTGACTACACGAAAGTATATGCCGTAATAAAAGAAATAATGGAAAGCAGGCAATTTTACTTATTGGAAAACTGTGCTAACACCATAGCCGATAAACTTTTAACTGATTTTCCCTTGCTCAATAAACTTACTATCTGCATTCAAAAACCCTCAGTTCCAATTCAAGGAAGCATAAAATCGGTAGAAGTTAT
It includes:
- the rfaE2 gene encoding D-glycero-beta-D-manno-heptose 1-phosphate adenylyltransferase; protein product: MLQSKIIPYAKMDELSKNLRNQGKRIIFTNGCFDIIHSGHILYLENAKAMGDVLIVGLNSDASVKRLKGISRPVNAEGDRALVLAALEMVDYVCIFEQDTPYELIGIIKPDVLVKGGDWQVEQICGADIVQSYGGKVCSLNYEKGISTSEIIKRIKQGN
- a CDS encoding SoxR reducing system RseC family protein, coding for MLEEPVEDSGIVTKVEGNCVTVEIERGKNCQGCKMQGLCFTQSEPTKYELVTDLPLQVNDRVQLNISPLGRTLVSLLIFGVPILFLFAGYLIASLWFIEIVAALIGFAGMALSFLLIRFIDNKYGTHLKISIARKL
- the folB gene encoding dihydroneopterin aldolase, producing the protein MKIKLNEMVFYGYHGVQEEERTLGQRFIVSVTLYTSSNIDNHIRHLEDTIDYTKVYAVIKEIMESRQFYLLENCANTIADKLLTDFPLLNKLTICIQKPSVPIQGSIKSVEVILSRSRNNQEENI